DNA sequence from the Nicotiana tomentosiformis chromosome 3, ASM39032v3, whole genome shotgun sequence genome:
TAACCCTTGAAGATCAGAACCAAAAGTGTAAAAAATTTCATCTCGGTTAAGCAACAGTCGTGAAGCAAAAGTTTCACGGTGAACGATGTGATTGATGGCAGGTTATATATCTTTTGGTTCACAAATATCAGTTTGAAAACTAAAAAACTTCCACTGGTTTCTTCCATTTAACTATTCCTGAGTAAAATTTATTTGCTAAATTCACAGATATTCTGCAGTGGTGATGGAATTTTAATTTTACTGGACTAAACTTAAAGGAAAACACAATAAGATTAAAAATTTGATTTCAAAAAGAACTCAGCTTTAACTTATAATAAATACAATCCAGGTAATTATTTACAGGCTTAGAAAAACAGAGGATCTCAGTAATTACCTGAAAGCCAAGTCTTATTAACTGATAATACTGGGCAATTATTTGATAGGAACCTGAAATTGGAAGATAAAGCATTAAAGCTTAACATCAACATGATCTCGAGTAGGAACGTCAAAAACTGCTGGAAATGGCAAAGCATTACTTATCTAATCACATTGCATATGAAGAACATTTGATATACCTTTAGAGAAGTTGAGAGTAAAAGTAGGCTGATCAGATCCGAGGTAATTTATATGAAACACGAGCTCCTCGGGCAAATCTTCCTTGCTCCGCCATATTACCCAACCAACACCAGCATATACAAGGCCATACTTGTGACCACTGACATTTATACTTTTCACCAGAGGCAAGCGGAAATCCCATTCAAGATCTGGCCACAGGAAAGGAGCAATAAATCCTCCACTGGCGGCATCAACATGGATCGGTGTATCCCATCCAGTTTCCTTGTTCTTTTTAGAGAGGAGCTCGTTAAGGAGCTTCACATCCTCAAATTCCCCAGTCAGGGTGGAACCAAGAATTGCAGCTACACATATTGTATTCTCATCTACCATCTCAACTGCTTTAGCAGGGTCCATTACATAGTATCCTTCTTTTAATTTCACCTCCTTCAATTCAACCTCAAAGTACCTTGCAAATTTTTCCCAGCAGACCTATAAACCATAAATTCAGACAGAAATTTTTCAGCAGAATTGAAGACAACAAATAACAGCAAAACTCAACTTTAGTAATCATGCAGTTCTACAGGACTAATGGGGTTTCAGTAGTTAAGCTTGTACTCAACGGGTGATCAAGGGACCAGTATTGACAATTGACACaaaatatttgtttaaatgaAGCTACTTCCATCTGATCACATTTAGTCCAAAAAGTACATCTACATGAACAAAGAGAGAACTCCAATTGGAGTTACAGAAATTAACAAGTCGTCCTAAAAGCACAAGCAAGAGAGTTATGAGTTGTGACTACGCAAAGGAAGTTTGACTAAAAGTCTGAATCACCTGCACATTAGCTCCAGTCACTATATTAGGCTTATCGAAAGGTTTGCCTTCTGCTTTTCTTCTAGCCTGCCATTTGCGTTTGAAAGCAAGGCCAGCAAGCATGATTGCCTCTGATGAACCCACTGTACCAACTCCTATTGCGGTTTCATCGTCACCAACTGGAGCATGGAAAAGATGTGCTAACATGTTAACACACCGATTCTGCAAGGAAACAAAAATTGAAGCATTCTGCATGTCAAATTATTgacttgaaaatataacaaataaaaaGGTATGCATCAAGAAGAAAAAGTACTACTCTCCTTTCATTGCAATTTATACACACTCTTTATGTGGTCGTTCAATATATTTAACACAATTCCCTTACTATACACTCCCTTTATTCCAGTATTTTGTGCCATTATTTCCATATTGCATGTTTAGAAAAATGATacatttatatatttgaaaataatttattacTTAACTTTaaactactccctccgttcaagTTTACTTTCCACTATTTATCCCTTAGTAAGTAACAAATAATATGATGATTTTACTATATCACCCCTATTTATTATATGTTGGAAAGTGAATTGGAAATAAGCTGTACTTAATAAGAAGGATAAAACAGGTATAAAATGGTAAATTATCCATTGATTTTCTAAGTTTCTAaactggacaagtaaaagtggcATGCTTTTATGAAATCTCACCACACATTTAAAATCACAAGTTCCAAAAGTTGTtttattttatcaaattccatgCCAGTCAACTACTTGCCACATAAATTGAAAATGAAACTGAGGGACTATTAACTTTCAGAGTTCAAATACCTAAAAGTATCTAAATTTTAACTTTGATATGATTTTACTTATCAAACTAACTTTTCAACTAATACAACACTATCgttaataatatatataagttTAATTATCCGTTTCCGGTCAAACATCACCATATAAAATGGGACTAAGAAGTAACAGAGAGTGCAGAAAGAAAAGGAATAAATTACTAACCTGAAGTTCAGTGGTAACAGGGTACTCATCCATGTCAACATAGTTCTTATTAATGGAAGACATGATAAGCTTATCGCACTCGGGCTCCATCCACGTGCTAACAAAGGAGGCTAAATTCAATCTTGGGTTACCGTCCAACATAAGCTCGTCGTTAACAATCTGAAAAGCGGCTTCCTTAGGCATGGACCTGTCTGGGATCTTGAACTTAGGTAAAGATTCTTGTACATATCTTGACGCAAATGTACAGTGCAAGTTCTCGTTTGAGTCACTAATCGACGTTGTTGTTACCACCATTTTTTCCTCTCTGTTTTCTGCAATTTTGCTCTGTAAGGTAATTGGGGAAAAGTATAGAGTGCTGATTGATCGGAGAAAATGGGTAATAAATAAGAGTGATTAGTGGATGGGTAAATATGGGAGTGACACGTAGTGCGCAGTGGCGGTTGGAAATAGAGAAGAGTTCCCCACCTGCTGCTTTTAATATTGGAGTATATACTGTAAAACAGAACTGACGTGAAGGATTTGCCGACGCTTGTTTTCCTAATCTAAATTATTTTTTGTTGTACGTGGCGATCAGTAAACTGCGGACGGTCAGCCtcatatatttgaatatacattaatctaaatattaatttaaatttgAATATACACCTGAGTATTTAGACGTTGTATTAATATTTAAATA
Encoded proteins:
- the LOC104108830 gene encoding glutamate decarboxylase, which encodes MVVTTTSISDSNENLHCTFASRYVQESLPKFKIPDRSMPKEAAFQIVNDELMLDGNPRLNLASFVSTWMEPECDKLIMSSINKNYVDMDEYPVTTELQNRCVNMLAHLFHAPVGDDETAIGVGTVGSSEAIMLAGLAFKRKWQARRKAEGKPFDKPNIVTGANVQVCWEKFARYFEVELKEVKLKEGYYVMDPAKAVEMVDENTICVAAILGSTLTGEFEDVKLLNELLSKKNKETGWDTPIHVDAASGGFIAPFLWPDLEWDFRLPLVKSINVSGHKYGLVYAGVGWVIWRSKEDLPEELVFHINYLGSDQPTFTLNFSKGSYQIIAQYYQLIRLGFQGYKSIMENCLANAKVLTDGITKMGRFDIVSKDVGVPVVAFSLRDSSKYTVFEVSEHLRRFGWIVPAYTMPPDAEHVAVLRVVIREDFSHSLAERLVADIENVLKELDTHPPRLPTKAARVTAEKVHNDKGDGLHQFHTDIVETQKDIVKHWRKIAGKKTSGVC